Genomic DNA from Pseudoalteromonas sp. MM1:
ACTTGAGGAAAACGTTTTTGAAAGTCGTTAAGCACAGGCTGCAAATAACGTCTGCCAATAAGCGTTGACGATGTAATTTTTAGCACCCCACGTGGCTCTAAATGATAGTTTTCTGCCATGCGTACGGTTTCACCAAGTAGTTCTCTTAGTTCACTTGCTTTTTTTATCATTTCGGCGCCGGCGGCCGTTAACGAAAACGAACGGGTGGTACGGTTTAATAGCCTAACGCCTAGCTCGTCCTCTAACCGACTAATTTGCTTTGATATTACAGAGCGGTCTATGTTTCTTATTTCTGCAGCTTTGGCAAAAGAGCCTTGCTCTACCACCTCTAGTAGCATTAAAAGTCGGCTTGTTGTATCCATCATGATCACTCATTAATTTTTATTGATGCCATTTTGGCATTAATGAATTTATAAATCTATGGTTTTTGTCCGCAGGTATAGTCCGTAATATGCACGCTAATCAATAAAGGAGCGTCTACATGAACAAACATTTAATTGCTGCTGCACTCGCTGCGGCATCATTATCACTTGCGGGCTGTGCTGATGAGAGCGCGCCTCAAGCTCAGCAACAACAATTGCAGCCTATCGATGTTGCACCTGTACTGGTAAAGCCGGTACAAAGCTGGCACACCTACACTACGCGCTTAGAGTCGCCTGAAGAAGTTGCGTTAATGCCACGTGTGTCAGGTATTATCGATAGCATTGAGTTTAAAGAAGGCGATGTGGTTAAGCAGGGCGATGTGCTTTTTCAGCTTGATAAACGTCCTTTTGCTGCCGTAGTAGCAAGTTTAGAAGCGCAAATTCACAGCGCTGAAGCAGCCCTTGAACAAGCTGTTAGTGAAGATAAACGTGCAGTGCGATTATTAGAGCGTAAAGCTATTTCTACAGAGCAAGCACAAGCACGTACCTCAACGTTGCGTCAACGCGAAGCGCAACTTGCAGCACTGCAAGCACAACTTACCTCTGCAAAGCTCGATTTAGAATTTACCTCGGTGATATCGCCAATTGATGGCATTATTTCTCGTGCAAACATTACTAAAGGTAATAACGTGTTAGCGGGACAAAGCGTATTAACATCAATTGTATCTAACAAAGCAATGTATGCGTATTTTGACGTTGATGAACGTACCTGGAATAGTGCATTTAATGATGTAACAGCACAAAGCCGCCAAACAGTTGTAATGCAAAAAGTAGGTCAAACAGAGTTTGCTTATCAAGGTTAC
This window encodes:
- a CDS encoding efflux RND transporter periplasmic adaptor subunit, with translation MNKHLIAAALAAASLSLAGCADESAPQAQQQQLQPIDVAPVLVKPVQSWHTYTTRLESPEEVALMPRVSGIIDSIEFKEGDVVKQGDVLFQLDKRPFAAVVASLEAQIHSAEAALEQAVSEDKRAVRLLERKAISTEQAQARTSTLRQREAQLAALQAQLTSAKLDLEFTSVISPIDGIISRANITKGNNVLAGQSVLTSIVSNKAMYAYFDVDERTWNSAFNDVTAQSRQTVVMQKVGQTEFAYQGYINFIDNQINSATGTLRVRAVFNEDNNQLRAGSFARIKLAANKVSEKVIIPERAIGTDLKNRFVLTVGENNVLEYKLITVGERYGALRAVTSGLSEGDIIAVNGPARVGPGMPISPQTVTIDTSGVAFTLSNDNAQLVAKQ